A single Microbacterium protaetiae DNA region contains:
- a CDS encoding LmeA family phospholipid-binding protein yields MADRPALPPDEPTEPIEVPPKPPLPSAGRAAPAVEPEATTLPLPVVDAAAQAYPQAAYPQQYPQPAYPQTAVAPQAYPQTAVAPQAAASLPAPKKKRRGVVALVTTVIIVVVLAGAGVVSWFAGNAWAKDKVIAEVTQQTRTALDLDADQKVDVQVAEPMLPQLLAGTLSTLSITVPDAPLAGTTGSLTVHATDVSTDGGALGSAEATVTLTPDAITKLIGTFDDTVAGSLKVDGSNVTVDLNPSQFLSGISFALTLTPSAHDGALVLTPVKFTVGGASMDADTIRARFGTLAEGILADRTVCVADQFPKGLTLSKITVGSDAVDASFTVDPRTLSDPSLQKPGTCG; encoded by the coding sequence ATGGCCGACCGCCCCGCACTGCCACCGGACGAGCCGACGGAGCCCATCGAGGTTCCGCCGAAGCCGCCGCTGCCGAGCGCGGGGCGGGCGGCCCCGGCTGTTGAGCCGGAGGCGACCACGTTGCCGTTGCCGGTGGTGGATGCCGCGGCCCAGGCCTATCCGCAGGCCGCGTATCCGCAGCAGTATCCGCAGCCGGCGTACCCGCAGACCGCGGTCGCACCGCAGGCGTATCCGCAGACCGCGGTCGCACCGCAGGCTGCGGCATCCCTCCCCGCGCCCAAGAAGAAGCGTCGCGGGGTGGTCGCCCTGGTCACGACGGTGATCATCGTCGTGGTGCTGGCCGGGGCCGGTGTGGTCAGTTGGTTCGCCGGCAACGCGTGGGCCAAAGACAAGGTGATCGCCGAGGTGACACAGCAGACCCGCACCGCCCTCGACCTCGATGCCGACCAGAAAGTCGACGTGCAGGTGGCCGAGCCGATGCTGCCGCAGCTGCTGGCGGGCACCCTCTCGACGCTGAGCATCACGGTCCCCGATGCGCCGCTGGCAGGCACCACGGGCTCTCTCACCGTGCACGCGACTGACGTCTCGACCGACGGCGGCGCACTCGGCAGCGCCGAGGCCACCGTCACCCTCACACCCGATGCGATCACGAAGCTCATCGGCACCTTCGACGACACCGTCGCGGGATCGTTGAAGGTCGACGGATCCAACGTCACCGTCGACCTCAACCCTTCGCAGTTCCTGTCGGGCATCTCGTTCGCCCTCACGCTCACACCCAGCGCCCATGACGGCGCGCTCGTGCTCACCCCGGTGAAGTTCACGGTGGGCGGGGCGAGCATGGACGCCGACACCATCCGCGCCCGGTTCGGCACGCTCGCCGAGGGCATTCTCGCCGACCGCACCGTGTGCGTGGCCGACCAGTTCCCGAAAGGTCTGACGCTGTCGAAGATCACGGTGGGCTCCGACGCCGTCGACGCGTCGTTCACCGTCGACCCACGCACACTCTCGGACCCCTCGTTACAGAAGCCGGGGACGTGTGGCTGA
- the lysA gene encoding diaminopimelate decarboxylase, producing the protein MSASDPRAPLSVPDDANALQQGVWPGSARRDDAGALMLGGVAVSELQERFGTPLYVVDEAEVRAHAHRTVAAFNAAAAAHGVATRVYYAGKAFLCTEVVRWVTEAGMNVDVCSGGELEVALAAGADPAHLGFHGNNKSVAELERAVEVGVGTVIVDSPIEIERLAAIADRAGTVQKVLVRVNSGVHAETHEFLATAHEDQKFGFAMDAAAAAVARIRELPALRFEGLHCHIGSQIFGVAGFAESASRLVDLHAQLLEGGPIPLLNLGGGFGIAYTPADDPTPVEQLAQGIVDAVARECEVRGIPIPDLAFEPGRIIVGQAGVTLYEAGTVKTVALGEGRERVYVSVDGGMSDNARPALYGADFCARIASRVSDAEPALVRVVGKHCESGDIVVDREYLPGDIAPGDVVAVPATGAYCFSLASTYNYLPRPAVVAVRDGAARVIVRGQTIADLLSADVGAEGKA; encoded by the coding sequence TTGTCCGCGTCTGATCCCCGCGCCCCGCTGAGCGTCCCCGACGACGCCAATGCGCTGCAGCAGGGCGTCTGGCCGGGCTCGGCCCGACGCGACGACGCGGGCGCTCTGATGCTCGGCGGCGTCGCGGTCAGCGAGCTGCAGGAGCGCTTCGGCACTCCGCTGTATGTCGTCGACGAAGCCGAAGTACGCGCGCACGCGCATCGCACCGTCGCCGCCTTCAACGCGGCAGCGGCCGCACACGGCGTCGCCACGCGTGTCTACTACGCCGGCAAGGCGTTCCTGTGCACCGAGGTGGTGCGCTGGGTGACCGAGGCGGGCATGAACGTCGATGTCTGCAGTGGGGGAGAGCTCGAGGTCGCTCTGGCCGCCGGCGCCGACCCGGCGCACCTCGGCTTCCATGGCAACAACAAGAGCGTCGCCGAACTCGAGCGTGCTGTCGAGGTGGGGGTGGGCACCGTCATCGTCGACAGCCCGATCGAGATCGAGCGGCTCGCCGCCATCGCCGACCGGGCCGGCACGGTGCAGAAGGTCCTGGTGCGGGTCAACAGTGGCGTGCACGCCGAGACCCATGAGTTTCTCGCCACCGCGCACGAAGACCAGAAGTTCGGGTTCGCGATGGATGCCGCGGCCGCGGCGGTCGCGCGCATCCGCGAGCTGCCCGCGCTGCGATTCGAGGGCCTGCACTGTCACATCGGCTCGCAGATCTTCGGGGTCGCCGGTTTCGCCGAATCGGCCTCGCGACTTGTCGACCTGCATGCGCAGCTGCTGGAGGGCGGCCCGATCCCGCTCTTGAACCTCGGCGGGGGATTCGGCATCGCCTACACCCCGGCCGACGATCCGACACCGGTGGAGCAGCTCGCCCAGGGAATCGTCGACGCCGTCGCCCGCGAGTGCGAGGTGCGCGGCATCCCGATCCCCGATCTGGCGTTCGAACCGGGTCGCATCATCGTCGGCCAGGCGGGAGTGACCCTCTACGAAGCAGGCACCGTCAAGACGGTCGCGCTGGGCGAGGGCCGGGAGCGTGTGTACGTGAGCGTCGACGGCGGCATGAGTGACAACGCGCGTCCGGCGCTGTACGGCGCCGATTTCTGTGCACGCATCGCGTCGCGCGTCTCCGACGCCGAACCCGCCCTCGTGCGCGTGGTCGGCAAGCACTGCGAGTCGGGCGACATCGTCGTCGACCGTGAGTACCTACCCGGCGACATCGCCCCCGGCGACGTGGTCGCCGTGCCCGCGACCGGGGCGTACTGTTTCTCGCTGGCCAGCACCTACAACTACCTGCCACGTCCGGCCGTCGTCGCCGTGCGTGACGGAGCCGCCCGCGTCATCGTGCGCGGTCAGACCATCGCCGACCTGCTGAGTGCAGACGTCGGCGCAGAAGGGAAGGCATGA
- a CDS encoding homoserine dehydrogenase: protein MIDYRRLRIALLGAGSVGSQVARLLLEHADELADRSGAALELAGIAVRDLDAPRDVELPRELLTTDAETLIVGSDIVIELMGGIEPAREYLLQALNSGADVVTGNKALLATHGAEIFDAADQVGASVSYEAAVAGAIPIIRPLRDSLAGDRVDRIVGIVNGTTNYILDRMDVEGAEMADILADAQRLGYAEADPTGDVEGHDAAQKAAILASLAFHTTVPLEAVHREGITGVTKQMMDAARHAGYVIKMVAVCERLTGRGEASDEAISVRVYPALIRREHPLASVHGVNNAVFVQAEAAGNLMFYGAGAGGVQTASAVLGDVVSAARRHIAGGAGVGESTRANLPTVDIGQVVTRYQITLEVDDRPGVLARVAGILSDGRVSIATVEQTLEQTPGQPGDDAAEAGSARLVIGTHKALEQDLSETVARLADDDVVERVVSVLRVEGD, encoded by the coding sequence ATGATCGACTACCGTCGCCTGCGCATCGCACTGCTTGGAGCAGGATCCGTCGGCTCGCAGGTCGCGCGTCTGCTGCTCGAGCACGCCGACGAACTGGCCGACCGCTCGGGTGCCGCGCTGGAGCTCGCCGGCATCGCCGTGCGCGACCTGGACGCCCCACGTGATGTCGAGCTGCCGCGGGAGCTTTTGACCACCGACGCCGAGACTCTCATCGTCGGAAGTGACATCGTCATCGAGCTGATGGGCGGCATCGAGCCCGCCCGGGAGTACCTCTTGCAGGCGCTCAACTCGGGTGCCGACGTGGTCACGGGCAACAAGGCACTGCTGGCCACCCACGGAGCCGAGATCTTCGACGCGGCCGACCAGGTGGGCGCCTCGGTGTCGTATGAGGCGGCCGTGGCCGGGGCCATTCCGATCATCCGGCCGCTGCGTGACTCGCTGGCCGGCGACCGGGTCGACCGGATCGTGGGCATCGTCAACGGCACCACGAACTACATCCTCGACCGGATGGACGTCGAAGGCGCCGAGATGGCAGACATCCTCGCCGACGCCCAGCGTCTGGGCTACGCCGAAGCCGACCCGACCGGCGATGTGGAAGGACACGACGCGGCGCAGAAGGCGGCGATCCTGGCCAGCCTCGCCTTCCACACCACCGTGCCGCTGGAGGCCGTGCACCGCGAGGGCATCACCGGGGTGACCAAGCAGATGATGGATGCCGCGCGGCACGCGGGCTACGTCATCAAGATGGTCGCCGTCTGCGAGCGGCTGACCGGCCGTGGCGAGGCATCCGACGAGGCCATCTCGGTGCGGGTGTACCCGGCACTCATCCGGCGCGAGCATCCGCTGGCCAGCGTCCACGGCGTGAACAACGCCGTGTTCGTGCAGGCCGAGGCCGCCGGAAACCTCATGTTCTACGGCGCCGGCGCCGGTGGAGTGCAGACCGCATCCGCCGTGCTCGGCGACGTCGTCTCGGCCGCGCGGCGTCACATCGCCGGCGGTGCGGGCGTGGGCGAATCGACCCGGGCCAACCTGCCCACGGTCGATATCGGCCAGGTCGTCACCCGCTACCAGATCACCCTCGAGGTCGACGACCGGCCCGGCGTGCTCGCCCGGGTGGCCGGCATCCTCTCCGACGGCCGCGTCTCGATCGCGACCGTCGAACAGACTCTGGAACAGACTCCGGGACAGCCCGGCGACGATGCTGCCGAGGCAGGTTCGGCGCGTCTGGTGATCGGAACGCACAAGGCTTTGGAGCAGGACCTCAGCGAGACCGTTGCACGGCTCGCAGACGACGACGTGGTCGAGCGCGTCGTGTCGGTGCTGCGCGTGGAAGGAGATTGA
- the thrC gene encoding threonine synthase: MAHVWRGVLREYADRLGVTETSTVVTLGEGGTPLIPAPALSRRTGAEVWVKFEGMNPTGSFKDRGMTVALSRAVEHGAKAVICASTGNTSASAAAYAAHAGITAAVLVPEGKIAMGKLSQAVAHGGTLIQIRGNFDDCLEIARELADNYPVHLVNSVNPDRIEGQKTAAYEIVEQLGDAPDFHFIPVGNAGNYTAYSRGYREEAARGASTRVPRMFGFQAAGSAPIVRGEIVTAPETVATAIRIGNPASWHLALEARDETNGWFGAIEDPAILAAQKILAAEVGVFVEPASAISVAGLLDRAEAGAIPAGARVVLTVTGHGLKDPQWALRRSDGTEVVPTVVDADTRDVAEVLSLSAAEATA; encoded by the coding sequence ATGGCACATGTCTGGCGCGGGGTTCTGCGCGAATACGCCGATCGACTGGGCGTCACCGAGACCTCGACCGTGGTCACCCTCGGCGAGGGCGGCACCCCGCTGATTCCCGCGCCCGCGCTGTCCCGGCGCACCGGCGCTGAGGTGTGGGTGAAGTTCGAGGGGATGAACCCGACCGGCTCGTTCAAGGACCGCGGCATGACCGTGGCCCTCTCCCGGGCCGTCGAGCACGGCGCCAAGGCCGTGATCTGCGCGTCGACCGGCAACACCTCGGCCTCGGCCGCCGCCTACGCGGCGCACGCCGGGATCACCGCGGCGGTGCTGGTGCCCGAAGGTAAGATCGCCATGGGCAAGCTCAGCCAGGCCGTCGCGCACGGTGGCACGCTCATCCAGATTCGCGGCAACTTCGACGACTGCCTCGAGATCGCCCGCGAACTGGCCGACAACTACCCGGTGCACCTGGTCAACTCGGTGAACCCCGACCGCATCGAGGGGCAGAAGACCGCCGCCTACGAGATCGTCGAGCAGCTGGGCGACGCCCCCGACTTCCACTTCATCCCGGTCGGCAACGCGGGCAACTACACGGCCTACTCGCGCGGTTACCGTGAAGAGGCCGCCCGTGGGGCCAGCACCCGAGTGCCGCGCATGTTCGGCTTCCAGGCCGCCGGCTCGGCGCCGATCGTGCGCGGTGAGATCGTGACCGCTCCCGAGACGGTGGCCACCGCCATTCGCATCGGAAACCCCGCCTCATGGCACCTGGCGCTGGAGGCGCGTGACGAGACCAACGGCTGGTTCGGCGCTATCGAAGACCCCGCGATCCTGGCCGCGCAGAAGATCCTGGCCGCAGAGGTGGGCGTTTTCGTCGAGCCGGCGTCGGCCATCAGTGTCGCGGGACTTCTCGATCGGGCCGAGGCCGGGGCTATCCCTGCCGGAGCGCGGGTGGTGCTCACCGTCACGGGGCATGGACTGAAAGACCCGCAGTGGGCGCTGCGGCGCTCCGACGGCACCGAGGTCGTGCCGACGGTGGTGGATGCCGATACCCGCGACGTCGCCGAGGTGCTGTCATTGTCGGCCGCGGAGGCGACCGCGTGA
- the thrB gene encoding homoserine kinase, whose product MRSAPPSPAAVPGRAVAVRVPATSANLGPGFDTLGLALSLYDELVVEALGEGELRVEVTGPGADQVPRDASNLVVRAIAYAFEAVGRRMPGIALSTRIVIPHGRGLGSSGAAVVAGLLAARGLLAGDVEFGPSLLLRLATELEGHPDNVAPALFGGLTIAWMDENGPQYKKLLVHRGVSPVVFVPESTMPTRISRELTPLQVTREDAVFNVSRSALLIAALTQSPELLLAATDDKLHQNYRAQAMPDTDALVRRLRQEGFAAVLSGAGPSVLVLADGPGRRLEAARLAASVTNTPWEAQMLAVDFKGGTVREYTEAARQPASHAT is encoded by the coding sequence GTGAGAAGTGCCCCGCCGTCTCCGGCGGCGGTGCCCGGTCGCGCCGTCGCGGTGCGGGTTCCTGCCACGAGCGCGAACCTCGGACCGGGGTTCGACACCCTGGGGCTCGCGCTGAGCCTGTACGACGAGCTGGTGGTCGAGGCGCTGGGTGAGGGTGAGCTGCGTGTCGAAGTGACCGGGCCCGGTGCCGACCAGGTGCCGCGCGACGCATCGAATCTCGTGGTGCGCGCCATCGCCTACGCGTTCGAAGCCGTCGGACGGCGAATGCCGGGTATTGCGCTGTCGACGCGCATCGTCATTCCGCACGGCCGGGGACTCGGCTCGTCCGGCGCCGCCGTCGTCGCGGGGCTGCTGGCGGCTCGGGGACTCTTGGCCGGTGACGTGGAATTCGGCCCCTCGCTACTGCTGCGCCTGGCGACCGAGTTGGAAGGCCACCCCGACAACGTGGCGCCGGCGCTGTTCGGCGGCCTCACCATCGCCTGGATGGATGAGAACGGGCCGCAGTACAAGAAGCTGCTCGTACACCGTGGCGTCTCGCCTGTGGTGTTCGTTCCCGAGTCGACGATGCCCACCCGCATCTCGCGTGAGCTGACGCCGCTGCAGGTCACCCGCGAAGACGCCGTGTTCAACGTCTCGCGCTCGGCCCTGTTGATCGCCGCGCTCACGCAGAGCCCCGAACTGCTGCTGGCGGCCACCGACGACAAGCTCCATCAGAATTACCGCGCCCAGGCCATGCCCGACACCGACGCGCTGGTGCGCCGGCTGCGTCAGGAAGGGTTCGCGGCCGTGCTCTCGGGGGCGGGGCCCAGCGTCCTCGTGCTGGCCGACGGACCCGGCCGACGCCTCGAGGCGGCCCGGCTTGCGGCATCCGTCACGAACACGCCCTGGGAGGCCCAGATGCTCGCCGTCGACTTCAAGGGTGGTACAGTGAGGGAGTATACGGAGGCCGCTCGGCAGCCCGCGTCGCATGCGACATAA
- the rho gene encoding transcription termination factor Rho — protein MESISEVHTDAPTADRTVADRTAASDTASAAASPAQPAETAPATEPAAPPRKRAPRRAKTEVVTPEPTPVAAAPAAAAPDTAPAAAPDAAPAASAPEAPSASDEAPAEPKKPATKRRTPAKKKVAGEAPAAQDKAESKTESAPAAEKSAPASSAEPAAEPAAPSGAPAPEASAPQTDASDAGNGEPAETTAGKGSRGRTAGKGQKATAEAEKSDDAAASGENGEGQSDGGEQTGRRNRNRNRNRNRNTSGAANPGGSDDDDQSTANNRNRQRNKRRNGQPNDEFETEINEDDVLVPVAGILDVLDNYAFVRTTGYLPGASDVYVSLGQVKKYNLRKGDAIVGAIKQPREGEQSSRQKYHALVKVDSINGLSTDDAATRVEFSQLTPLYPQERLRLETAPEKLTQRIIDLVAPIGKGQRGLIVAPPKAGKTIVLQQIANAIATNNPEVHLMVVLVDERPEEVTDMQRTVKGEVIASTFDRPAEDHTTVAELAIERAKRLVELGRDVVVLLDSITRLGRAYNVSAPTSGRVLSGGVDASALYPPKRFFGAARNIENGGSLTILATALVETGSKMDDVIFEEFKGTGNSELRLSRQLADKRIFPAVDVNASSTRREEMLLSPDEVKITWKLRRALAGLDPQQALEVVLGKLKETGSNVEFLVQMQKSIPAPTSNHAGGHSHGHENSIR, from the coding sequence GTGGAGTCCATCTCCGAGGTCCACACCGACGCGCCCACCGCCGATCGCACCGTCGCAGATCGCACCGCCGCGTCCGACACCGCAAGTGCTGCCGCCTCGCCGGCGCAGCCTGCCGAGACCGCGCCGGCCACCGAGCCGGCTGCACCGCCGCGCAAGCGCGCCCCGCGCCGCGCCAAGACCGAGGTCGTCACGCCCGAGCCGACACCGGTTGCCGCTGCCCCGGCGGCTGCTGCGCCCGACACTGCACCCGCGGCCGCGCCCGACGCCGCACCGGCGGCCTCTGCTCCGGAGGCCCCGAGCGCCTCCGACGAGGCGCCCGCCGAGCCGAAGAAGCCGGCGACCAAGCGTCGTACGCCGGCCAAGAAGAAGGTCGCCGGCGAGGCGCCTGCTGCGCAAGACAAGGCCGAGTCGAAGACAGAATCCGCGCCCGCGGCCGAGAAGTCCGCTCCTGCCTCCTCCGCCGAGCCCGCTGCCGAGCCCGCCGCGCCGAGCGGTGCGCCCGCCCCAGAGGCCTCCGCCCCGCAGACCGATGCATCCGACGCCGGGAACGGCGAGCCCGCCGAGACCACGGCGGGCAAGGGCAGCCGCGGCCGCACCGCGGGCAAGGGCCAGAAGGCCACCGCCGAGGCTGAGAAGTCCGACGACGCGGCGGCATCCGGCGAGAACGGCGAGGGTCAGAGCGACGGTGGCGAGCAGACCGGTCGCCGCAACCGCAATCGCAACCGCAACCGCAACCGCAATACGAGCGGCGCGGCAAACCCGGGCGGGTCCGACGACGACGATCAGTCGACTGCCAACAACCGCAACCGCCAGCGCAACAAGCGTCGCAACGGCCAGCCGAACGACGAGTTCGAGACCGAGATCAACGAAGACGACGTGCTCGTTCCCGTCGCCGGCATCCTCGACGTGCTCGACAACTACGCTTTCGTGCGCACCACCGGCTACCTGCCTGGCGCCAGTGACGTGTACGTTTCGCTCGGCCAGGTCAAGAAGTACAACCTGCGCAAGGGCGACGCCATCGTCGGCGCCATCAAGCAGCCGCGCGAGGGCGAGCAGTCCAGCCGCCAGAAGTACCACGCCCTGGTCAAGGTCGACTCGATCAACGGGCTGAGCACCGACGACGCCGCCACGCGCGTCGAGTTCTCGCAGCTGACGCCGCTCTACCCGCAGGAGCGCCTGCGGCTCGAGACGGCGCCCGAGAAGCTCACGCAGCGCATCATCGACCTCGTCGCCCCGATCGGCAAGGGCCAGCGCGGCCTGATCGTCGCGCCGCCCAAGGCGGGCAAGACCATCGTGTTGCAGCAGATCGCCAATGCCATCGCGACCAACAACCCCGAGGTGCACCTCATGGTCGTGCTTGTCGACGAGCGACCCGAAGAGGTCACCGACATGCAGCGCACGGTCAAGGGCGAGGTCATCGCCTCGACCTTCGACCGTCCCGCCGAAGACCACACCACCGTGGCCGAGCTTGCCATCGAGCGCGCCAAGCGCCTCGTCGAGCTGGGCCGCGACGTGGTTGTGCTGCTCGACTCGATCACCCGTCTGGGTCGTGCGTACAACGTGTCGGCGCCCACCAGCGGTCGCGTGCTCAGCGGGGGAGTGGACGCCTCGGCGCTGTACCCGCCCAAGCGCTTCTTCGGTGCTGCGCGCAACATCGAGAACGGCGGCTCGCTCACGATTCTGGCCACGGCGCTGGTAGAGACGGGCTCGAAGATGGACGACGTGATCTTCGAAGAGTTCAAGGGCACCGGCAACAGCGAGCTGCGCCTGTCGCGCCAGCTGGCCGACAAGCGCATCTTCCCGGCGGTCGACGTGAACGCGTCCAGTACGCGTCGTGAAGAGATGCTGCTGAGCCCCGACGAGGTCAAGATCACCTGGAAGCTGCGTCGCGCACTGGCGGGTCTGGACCCGCAGCAGGCGCTCGAGGTCGTGCTGGGCAAGCTCAAGGAGACCGGCTCGAACGTCGAGTTCCTCGTGCAGATGCAGAAGTCGATCCCTGCCCCGACCTCGAACCACGCCGGCGGCCACAGCCACGGGCACGAGAACAGCATCCGCTGA
- the prfA gene encoding peptide chain release factor 1, whose protein sequence is MFDSVRGLIEEHKAVQVELSDPAVHADAARAKRVNRRYAELSKIVAAHEAWAAASDDLSAARELAKEDEAFAAEVPELEEQLTAAEEKLRRLLIPRDPDDARDVIMEIKAGEGGAESALFAADLLRMYLQYAAAQGWKTELLERNESDLGGYKDVQVAIKGSSTDPAQGVWAHLKYEGGVHRVQRVPATESQGRIHTSTTGVLVFPEVDEPDEIEINPNDLKIDVYRSSGPGGQSVNTTDSAVRITHVPTGIVVSMQNEKSQLQNREAGMRVLRARLLARQQEELAAAASDARHSQIRGMDRSERIRTYNFPENRIADHRTGYKAYNLDQVMDGALGPVIDSCIAADEEARLAALAGA, encoded by the coding sequence ATGTTCGACTCCGTGCGGGGTCTGATCGAAGAGCACAAGGCCGTGCAGGTCGAGCTCTCCGATCCGGCCGTGCACGCCGACGCTGCTCGCGCCAAGCGAGTGAACCGGCGGTACGCCGAGCTGTCGAAGATCGTCGCTGCGCACGAAGCGTGGGCCGCGGCATCCGACGACCTGTCGGCGGCACGTGAGCTCGCGAAGGAAGACGAGGCATTCGCCGCCGAGGTCCCCGAGCTCGAAGAGCAGCTGACCGCGGCGGAGGAGAAGCTGCGGCGGCTGCTCATCCCGCGCGACCCCGACGACGCGCGCGACGTGATCATGGAGATCAAGGCGGGCGAGGGCGGGGCCGAATCGGCCCTGTTCGCGGCCGACCTGCTGCGGATGTATCTGCAGTACGCCGCAGCGCAGGGGTGGAAGACCGAGCTGCTCGAGCGCAACGAGTCCGACCTGGGCGGGTACAAAGACGTGCAGGTGGCGATCAAGGGGTCTTCCACCGATCCGGCGCAGGGAGTATGGGCGCACTTGAAGTACGAGGGCGGCGTGCACCGCGTGCAGCGGGTGCCGGCCACCGAGTCGCAGGGGCGCATCCACACCTCCACGACCGGCGTGCTGGTCTTTCCCGAGGTCGACGAGCCCGATGAGATCGAGATAAACCCGAACGATCTGAAGATCGACGTGTATCGGTCCAGCGGCCCGGGCGGTCAGTCGGTGAACACCACCGACTCCGCCGTGCGCATCACCCACGTGCCCACCGGCATCGTCGTCTCGATGCAGAACGAGAAGAGCCAGCTGCAGAACCGCGAGGCCGGCATGCGCGTGCTGCGCGCGCGGCTGCTCGCGCGCCAGCAGGAAGAACTGGCGGCTGCGGCATCCGATGCCCGGCACTCGCAGATCCGCGGCATGGATCGCTCCGAGCGCATCCGCACCTACAACTTCCCCGAGAACCGCATCGCCGATCACCGCACCGGGTACAAGGCCTACAACCTCGATCAGGTGATGGACGGCGCTCTCGGCCCGGTCATCGACTCGTGCATCGCCGCCGACGAAGAGGCGCGCCTGGCGGCTCTGGCCGGCGCCTGA